The Parus major isolate Abel chromosome Z, Parus_major1.1, whole genome shotgun sequence genome has a window encoding:
- the LOC117245611 gene encoding uncharacterized protein LOC117245611: MFLFSKKHRTLSSTCTNYCLLCSVKETIQDWAAQELWKYNKFVTQINPAGGGNFGVSTPTQLQMQQGGTRTCAQGASLNLCSVTVSCSLTRKVFDTPWHVLADFWSCILQWLWSLRAGSHQQKHEGRCCHMEWVSLPTPYCLWELTMPPLKNPSSQGQPKQVTEVAMQEHYRNTTINPATYQPEANWLSISKSSAKVPAVLLCHREHISMGLGV, from the exons ATGTTCCTCTTCTCTAAAAAACACAGGACCCTCAGCAGCACTTGCACCAACTACTGCTTGCTGTGCTCTGTCAAAGAGACCATCCAAGACTGGGCTGCACAGGAGCTCTGGAAATACAACAAGTTTGTAACACAGATAaatcctgcaggaggaggaaactTTGGGGTTTCTACACCTACCCAGTTGCAGATGCAGCAGGGTGGCACAAGGACTTGTGCACAGGGTGCCTCACTGAATCTCTGTAGTGTCACGGTGTCATGCTCCCTGACCAGGAAAGTGTTTGACACCCCATGGCATGTGCTTGCTGACTTCTGGAGCTGCATCCTGCAGTGGCTGTGGTCTCTTAGAGCTGGCAGTCACCAGCAGAA GCATGAAGGCAGGTGCTGCCACATGGAATGGGTGTCTCTTCCCACTCCCTACTGTCTGTGGGAATTAACAATGCCTCCGTTAAAAAATCCTTCGAGCCAAGGTCAGCCCAAGCAGGTAACTGAGGTGGCAATGCAGGAGCACTACAGGAACACCACCATCAACCCTGCTACCTATCAGCCTGAGGCAAACTGGTTGTCCATCTCCAAAAGTTCTGCTAAGGTGCCAGCTGTCCTTCTGTGTCACAGAGAGCACATCTCCATGGGGTTGGGGGTCTGA
- the LOC107216317 gene encoding myogenesis-regulating glycosidase-like yields the protein MYTFLPESFTPVKQKPSKELRPMLGAIFLGLILFIAAVVAWCYYTVSLRKAERLKTELMDLRADGFVIRNQHGEVVFRLAFRSGSLDLESCSKEGEILSCSRSSRGPLNFFIQTVKPKDTVMCYRVRWEELAAGPAVEHTMFWEDAHWYGGSEMSTQHWPIRLAGYQEPMPYVTSDVYSFRDSFGGILERYWLSSKAAAIKINDSVPFHLGFNATERTLFFQARYKDSPYKPPPGQQPFPELSYRVCVGSDVTSIHKYMVRRYFNKPSKIPAENAFRYPIWSTWALYKNDIDQDKLLRFAEKIKKYHFNCSHIEIDDMYTQAYGDFDFDPVKFPNVTEMFAKLREDGFKVTLWTHPFINYNSSNFGVGIERQLFIKEPSGRLPAMVEWWNGIGAILDFTNPAARDWFQSHLRQLRHKYGISSFKFDAGETSYLPKQFSTFRPLSDPSIWSRRYTEMAIPFYELAEVRVGYQSQNISCFFRIIDRDSVWGYELGLKSLIPTVLTISMLGYPFISADMIGGNFFPNKTNGAVEIPDRELYVRWLELSAFMPSMQFSIPPWLYDKEVVEIAQKFTELHESLVAPLLLELAGEVTDTGDPIIRPIWWISPRDEAAHRIDSQFLIGDTLMVAPVLEMGKQERDVYLPAGKWRSYKGELFEKTPVLLTDYPVDLDEVAYFLWVS from the coding sequence ATGTACACCTTCCTGCCAGAGAGCTTCACACCGGTGAAGCAGAAGCCCTCCAAGGAGCTGAGGCCGATGCTGGGTGCCATCTTTCTGGGCCTCATCCTGTTCATTGCTGCAGTGGTGGCCTGGTGCTACTACACCGTGTCCCTGAGGAAGGCGGAGCGGCTCAAGACGGAGCTGATGGACCTGCGGGCAGACGGCTTCGTCATCCGCAACCAGCACGGGGAGGTGGTGTTCCGGCTGGCCTTCCGCTCGGGCAGCCTGGACCTGGAGTCGTGCTCCAAGGAGGGCGAGATCCTGAGCTGCTCGCGCTCGAGCCGGGGGCCGCTCAACTTCTTCATCCAGACGGTGAAGCCCAAGGACACGGTGATGTGCTACCGCGTGCGCTGGGAGGAGCTGGCGGCCGGCCCGGCCGTGGAGCACACCATGTTCTGGGAGGACGCCCACTGGTACGGGGGCTCGGAGATGAGCACCCAGCACTGGCCCATCCGCCTGGCCGGCTACCAGGAGCCCATGCCCTACGTGACCAGCGACGTCTACTCCTTCCGCGACAGCTTTGGCGGCATCCTCGAGCGCTACTGGCTCTCCTCCAAGGCGGCGGCCATCAAGATCAACGACTCCGTGCCCTTCCACCTGGGCTTCAACGCCACCGAGCGCACCCTCTTCTTCCAGGCCCGCTACAAGGACTCACCCTACAAGCCCCCACCAGGCCAGCAGCCCTTCCCCGAGCTCAGCTACCGCGTCTGCGTGGGCTCCGACGTCACCTCCATCCACAAGTACATGGTGCGCAGGTACTTCAACAAGCCCTCCAAGATCCCTGCTGAGAACGCTTTCCGATACCCCATATGGTCCACGTGGGCCCTCTACAAGAATGATATTGACCAGGATAAACTCTTGAGGTTTGCTGAAAAGATCAAGAAGTACCATTTTAACTGCAGCCACATTGAGATTGATGACATGTACACCCAAGCCTATGGAGACTTTGATTTTGACCCTGTCAAGTTCCCCAATGTAACAGAGATGTTTGCAAAGCTGAGAGAAGATGGGTTTAAGGTCACTCTGTGGACTCACCCTTTCATAAACTACAATTCCTCCAATTTTGGTGTGGGTATTGAGCGTCAGCTGTTCATCAAGGAGCCGTCGGGGCGGCTGCCGGCCATGGTGGAGTGGTGGAACGGCATCGGGGCCATCCTGGACTTCACCAACCCAGCAGCCCGTGACTGGTTCCAGAGCCACCTGCGCCAGCTCCGGCACAAGTACGGCATCTCATCCTTCAAGTTTGACGCGGGTGAGACCAGCTACCTGCCCAAGCAGTTCAGCACCTTCCGCCCACTGTCGGACCCCAGCATCTGGTCCCGGCGCTACACGGAGATGGCCATCCCCTTCTACGAGCTGGCCGAGGTGCGCGTGGGCTACCAGTCACAGAACATCTCCTGCTTCTTCCGCATCATTGACCGGGACTCTGTCTGGGGCTACGAGCTTGGCCTCAAGTCCCTCATCCCCACTGTCCTCACCATCAGCATGCTGGGGTACCCCTTCATATCTGCTGACATGATAGGGGgcaattttttccccaataaaaCCAATGGTGCTGTGGAGATCCCTGACCGGGAGCTGTACGTGCGCTGGCTGGAGCTGTCGGCCTTCATGCCCTCCATGCagttctccatccctccctggcTCTACGACAAGGAGGTGGTGGAGATCGCGCAGAAGTTCACAGAGCTCCACGAGTCGCTGGTGGCCccgctgctgctggagctggcgGGGGAGGTCACCGACACGGGCGACCCCATCATCCGTCCCATCTGGTGGATCTCGCCCCGCGACGAGGCCGCTCACAGGATCGACTCCCAGTTCCTCATTGGGGACACCCTCATGGTGGCTCCTGTGCTGGAGATGGGCAAGCAGGAGCGGGATGTCTACTTGCCAGCAGGCAAGTGGCGCAGCTACAAGGGGGAGCTGTTTGAGAAGACCCCAGTGCTGCTCACCGACTATCCTGTTGATCTGGACGAAGTTGCCTATTTCCTCTGGGTTTCCTAA